The DNA region ATATGTCTCTTGGAATTCTTCAAGTTTTTCAATACTTAGCGACAATAACCGCCGGTAAGAAAGATAATGTTCACTTAAATTATTAGCAAAAACCCAGTTAGCAAATTTGTTTACTTGCAAAACTTTTCGCAAGTCGTTAATTTTACTATTCAAATCAATATTTTTAAGAATTTCTCCAGTTTTACTAACCTCTGGTAAGTCTTGTTGCAAAATCCTCAATTTTTCTGGAGTAAAAGGAATACACATTTTAAAATATTCACTGAATTGTTGATTAGTATAGGGGAATTCTTTAGTTGCCGCAGCTTCATCAATAAACCAGTTGTATTCTTGTTCTTTACTTAAAATAAAATCGATTAATTCCGCTTGATTTAAATTTTTATCTACAAAACAACCTTTTTCAAATTCTTCTTGTGAAAGTTTATGAATTTTTTCGATAGTTATTTCGGCCTGTTTTGAGAGCTTTTTAAATCTAGCTTGAGCTAACTCAATATTAGCAGCTAAATGCTCTGCATCTAACTTATCTAATTTAAATAAGTTGTTATCTAAAATATATTCTAATTTATTTAGATCTTGTTTATCATCGCCAAAGATCGTCACACAAAAATTAGCCAATTCCGAGAATTGTCTAGCTATCATATTGTCTATTACTTTCAAGGCTTTCGTTGTTTGACTAGTTACTAAAACCTTTTTGCCACTAGCAACTAAATGCGCCACTAAATTTACAATGTTATGACTTTTACCTGTTCCCGGTGGACCTTGTACAACTACCGCTGGATTTTGTTTAATTTTTTCCACTATTTGTCTTTGCTCTAAATTGGAATACAAAGGGAAATAAATGTCCTCACCTAAGTCATTAGGGGTAAAATTAACCTGGTCTTCATTATTAAGTAAACGTAAGGTTGCTGGAATTTCTAATCCTTTAGCTGTTTTAGCCGCCGCTAAAATATTCAAATATTCTTCTTGCCATTTACGCGAAATTTTATTGCGCACAAACAACACATCTAAATCATGAAAAACAAGGTTGGGGGTATATTCGATGTTATCAATATGCCCAATATTATGAGCTGCATTGAACCGAATTGTTGTTTTAAATAGTTTTTTAACTTGAAAAAACAGCTTTTTGCGTTCTTCTGGCGAAAAAAGATTTACTGGTTTATCCAATAATTGCTGTTGCAATTGCCACAAATTATTTTTATCAATTTGTGGATGATCTGTCAACGCAATGTAATCTAAACAAGTTATTGCCGTAAGCGGAAAAACTTTAAACGCATTCGCCTGTAAATCAAATACCAACTTCAATTTTGTAATAAAGAGCGGATGGGCAATATCAGTATCACCATCACGATAAGTAATTAAACCCTGCCCACAAACAAACTCCAAGGTATTGCCACTACTTTCTAACTTTTGATATAGATCAAAAATATCATCGTAAATTTGTCTACTCTTGGCATTTTCTATTTCTAAATTAGCCCATTTTTGCCAATCTTGATATACTTCTTGAGCGGCACTTAAAATTTCCGGATTTTCTGCCAATTTTTCTAGTTTACAATCAATTATTTCTTGCAACATTAATTTCTTTATTGCAATTTGCTCTTGAATTTGCTTTAGACCATTTTCCTCAAATAATTCCGGAAAGTTGTTTACTTTGTTTTCTAAGCTTTGTATTTCTGCTTCTATTTTTTGAAAAAGTTCTCGATCGGCTGCGGCTAAATTTACTTTTTCTTTTTTCAAGCGAAATTGTGCCGTTTGATTTTCCAAGTCAAAATCCAGCCATTCCCGCACTAAATCCAGTTTTTCACTATCAAAATTATGCTGCGCCGGTTTTTTAAATTTCCAAAGACATTTATTATCAGATAGTACTGGCATTGGATTGTTTTGCCAAGAAATTTTTGGTAATTCCCGACATAACCAAAATTTCCCATTTTCATTTTGAAAAACATTACTGCTAGCACTAAGTATTTTCTTTAAAGATAACAAATATTCAAATATCCACAGTGGTTCTGCTTGCATACCTACACCTCATTTAAAATTTCACTCTTCTTCATTACAGAGAGTCTTAACTTTTATCTGTTCACTCGAGCAAACTCTCCATACAACTAACAATAATTATAACATTATAATAGGCTTATGTGTCTAGTTTTCTCGAGAATTTCTCTATTAAATCTTCGCTATTCTGTGAATTTTCCCCTTGAAAACATAAAACACGAGACAAATTTAAGTGCCTCGTGGTTTTTATGATGCCGCTGTATTTAATTTTTAAATTTAAAAACTATATCTACAGCCAATATTTATTTGCCAATTACTACTAACATCACCGCCAAAAAGCTTTTCAACATTAAGATAACCCTCACTATTGTCATTTATTTTGCCGGTAACGCCTAGCAAGTACTAACCCATATTCTTACCTTGTACTAATAATGCAAGTGCTTTTTCTGCTCCGATCGGTTGGCTAAAAATATAGCCTTGAATTAGATCACAATTGTTATGCTGTAGATATTCGAGTTGCTGTTGGGTTTCAACGCCTTCGGCCACAACTTTCATATTAACTGTGTGTGCCATGTTAATAATTGAATCAATAATTTTGGCCCCTTGCATATCTGTAGTTATAATATCAATGAAAGACTTATCAATTTTCAAAGTTTCTACCGGGAGCATCCGCAAATAGGTCAATGAGGAAAATCCTGTGCCAAAATCATCCAAAGAAATTTTAACGCCCAGTTTTTTTAATTTATTCAATTTCTTAATAACTTCTTCCATTGATGTTAACAATACGCTTTCAGTTATCTCCAATTCTAATTGCGCTGCCTTTATTCCTGTTTCCTTGATAGTATTGCGCACAATTGTTATAAAATCATCAGCAATAATTTGTTTAGCTGAGATATTTACAGCTATCTGAATCTCAGGATAACCCGCTTCGGTCAAGCGTCGAATAAATTTTCCCGCTTCTAAAAGTACCCACTTACCCAAGCCGTGAATAAGTCCTGATTGTTCTGCTAAGGGGATAAATTGCAAGGGAGATATTATCCCATACTCATGATTACGCCACCGTAATAGAGCTTCAAAACCCACTATTTTTTGTTCCGAAGTTAAAATTTGTGGTTGATATACTAAAGAAAATTCGCCCCGCTGTAAAGCATAGCGTAAACTTCCAATCAACTGCATTTTTTTCTGTGCTTCAATTTGCATTTCTTCTTCATAAAACCGCCAACAATTTTTGCTGAATTTTTTGGCCGCATACATTGCATTATCGGCATTTTTAATTATTTCTTCTGTTGTATCACCATTTTCAGGATAAAGTGCAATCCCAATACTGGCGGCTAAATGAAAGTTTTTACCAAAAAATCTTTGCGATTTTCCCAAGGCCTTGCCAATTTTATGGGCAATATCTTCAATCGCCTCGCGCTGATATCTACCGCTTAGTACCACCACAAACTCATCCCCACCAACTCTTGCCACAAAACCCTTATTGCCAATCACATCAACAATTCGCTTACCAGCGGCAATAATAATTTTGTCGCCAAAAGAATGTCCACAAGTGTCATTGAGCATCTTTAAATCGTCTAAATCAATAAACATTACTACGCCGCTAAGCTGTTGTTGACGCGCGGTATCTAATTCCTTAGTTAACCATTCATTTAAATGCTGGCGATTAGGTAACCCTGTTAAAGAGTCAAAATATGCCATATTTTTAATTGTTGCCGCTTGTTGTTGGCGCTCTTGTTCGGCATTAACCCATTCCGTGACATCTTGATTAGTGCCATAGATTCTAACGACATTTTCATTAGCATCGCGCGCGATTTTCCGTCTTACAACTATATAACGCACTATTCCATCACGTCGCACTATTCGATGCCCAAAATCCTTGAAAATCGACTCTCCAATACCAGATACGAGAAATTCTTTTTCTTCCTCAAACAGCCAATAATCTTCTGGATACACAAATTCTTTTATATACTGTTCAAAAGACATAAAACGGCCTTCACGCTCTGCATTCGTTGCATATAAAGCATAAAATTCATCCCCAAACTCAAATAGTTTTGTCGTTGGATCATATTCCCAAATGCCCAATTTAGCCAAACCAGCCGCTAGAACCATTTTATTTTTAGTAGCCAAGAGCATCTCTTGTTGTTGTTGACTCGCTATCTGCATAAACGCCATCTGCCATTCTAGTTGTTGACGACGTTCCCGTTCTTGTTCTAATAAATTTTCTAATTCTTTTTTATTAAAGCTAATAGTGGTGAGCATAGCTGGTTCAGCCACTTGGCCTTGAGCAACGCTAACTTTACCCGTGCAAATACTCTCGTTTTCCTGCTTAGCTGCTGCCCTTTTCTTAGAGTTGTCAGTCTGTTCAGTTTCCAACATGACCATGCATACCACTCCTTAACAACTATTTTACGACTATTTTTAATGTTTTATTATTACAATCATCATCTTTACTAATAATATTTTTTCACTATAATTAAATATTACCCTTAGCACTGTTGCTTGTCAACGAGTAATAGACTCATTTTATCTGTATACATTACCAT from Succinispira mobilis DSM 6222 includes:
- a CDS encoding autotransporter outer membrane beta-barrel domain-containing protein; translated protein: MLGVTGKINDNSEGYLNVEKLFGGDVSSNWQINIGCRYSF
- a CDS encoding putative bifunctional diguanylate cyclase/phosphodiesterase → MVMLETEQTDNSKKRAAAKQENESICTGKVSVAQGQVAEPAMLTTISFNKKELENLLEQERERRQQLEWQMAFMQIASQQQQEMLLATKNKMVLAAGLAKLGIWEYDPTTKLFEFGDEFYALYATNAEREGRFMSFEQYIKEFVYPEDYWLFEEEKEFLVSGIGESIFKDFGHRIVRRDGIVRYIVVRRKIARDANENVVRIYGTNQDVTEWVNAEQERQQQAATIKNMAYFDSLTGLPNRQHLNEWLTKELDTARQQQLSGVVMFIDLDDLKMLNDTCGHSFGDKIIIAAGKRIVDVIGNKGFVARVGGDEFVVVLSGRYQREAIEDIAHKIGKALGKSQRFFGKNFHLAASIGIALYPENGDTTEEIIKNADNAMYAAKKFSKNCWRFYEEEMQIEAQKKMQLIGSLRYALQRGEFSLVYQPQILTSEQKIVGFEALLRWRNHEYGIISPLQFIPLAEQSGLIHGLGKWVLLEAGKFIRRLTEAGYPEIQIAVNISAKQIIADDFITIVRNTIKETGIKAAQLELEITESVLLTSMEEVIKKLNKLKKLGVKISLDDFGTGFSSLTYLRMLPVETLKIDKSFIDIITTDMQGAKIIDSIINMAHTVNMKVVAEGVETQQQLEYLQHNNCDLIQGYIFSQPIGAEKALALLVQGKNMG